A single window of Ananas comosus cultivar F153 linkage group 19, ASM154086v1, whole genome shotgun sequence DNA harbors:
- the LOC109725112 gene encoding zinc finger A20 and AN1 domain-containing stress-associated protein 8, whose protein sequence is MEHEETGCQAPEGPILCINNCGFFGSAATMNMCSKCHKEVMLKEQQAKLAASSIDSIVNGGGSSSSGSSEKDPVAVAPKNADVAVASVEPKTVVAQTADPVGSSSDDAMKSKAKEGPSRCATCRKRVGLTGFNCRCGSVFCGSHRYADMHKCPFDYQTAGRDEIAKANPVVKAEKLDKI, encoded by the coding sequence ATGGAGCACGAGGAGACTGGATGCCAGGCCCCCGAAGGCCCGATCCTCTGCATCAACAACTGCGGCTTCTTCGGCAGCGCCGCCACCATGAACATGTGCTCCAAGTGCCACAAGGAGGTGATGCTGAAAGAACAGCAGGCCAAGCTCGCGGCCTCGTCCATCGACAGCATAGTGAATGGcggtggcagcagcagcagcggcagcagtGAGAAGGATCCAGTTGCTGTGGCCCCTAAGAATGCTGATGTAGCTGTTGCTTCTGTAGAACCAAAGACCGTTGTGGCACAAACAGCAGATCCTGTGGGCTCGAGCAGTGACGATGCAATGAAGTCCAAGGCGAAGGAGGGCCCAAGTAGGTGTGCAACTTGTAGGAAGCGAGTCGGCCTCACAGGTTTCAATTGCCGGTGCGGGAGTGTGTTCTGTGGCTCACATCGTTATGCGGACATGCACAAGTGCCCCTTTGACTATCAGACGGCGGGCAGGGATGAGATCGCCAAAGCGAATCCAGTTGTGAAGGCAGAAAAGCTTGACAAGATCTAG
- the LOC109724595 gene encoding putative disease resistance protein RGA3 isoform X2, producing the protein MAELGVVVGWVASPIIKAMVDMARSYIESRLPWRSAVEEELHVLAAVLAQILAVVSTAESLPATDNESHLALLRQMKDAVYEAEDLLDEFGYLLLQSEVNSGRKVSLPSACFSSVGVSFRNKLKKVLSKLDKVKDCAQTFLDIVGATVTTVAGSSSSSSGVASAVQQHPTSSFLLENQIFGRKEESRRILQWLLESGDQSEILLSVVGDGGVGKTTLAQSIYNETKVADRFELRMWVCVSENFDELRLTREILSLACDDLGNDSASFNLNKLQEQLKKSLASKRFLLVLDDVWNDEGIMEWEDRDRWMKLLAPLRFGGTGSKIIVTTRLEIVSRMLGAGDSIHLKGLEGDDYWLLFKRHAFRSACADDYPELQVVGRQIAKRLKGSPLGAKVVGGMLNAEMNVEKWKNVLRSNVWNGIMPVLKLSYRNLPPHLQQCFAYCGIFPKDWRIEPDKLVYMWMAQGLLRPQEGRSMRMEDIGRIYFDDLSSRSFFQTLEHHNREYYVMHDMIHELAQSVSKEECFRIESDNVRRIPSTVRHLSIDTNALLQLTSICDLKNLRTLVIFSYNHSIGSDVFKQLRSIRVLDLTGCEMEQLPKAAGELIHLRYLSFAETLKTVPSSFYQLYNLQVLDVSRSCLPTWSPEGMDKLINLRVLNVHDAFASQIARIGKLTSLQGLAEFRTSKKNGRKMVELQNMNELQGSLRIKNLENVDSMQEAAEAKLNRKEYIKKLRLEWRYSEETRSKDDQILEGLQPHPNLEGLKIISCSGIRSPTWLETNWLSHLQSLTLSCCGSWISLPPLGRLQSLKFLEIRWMCAVKKISFEFYANGSLNGFPLLERLRFEGMPELVEWSRAKEYRAFPSLCGVQIEKCPKLTDEAFSSCLQTLIRLSSLEISCCHRLISLPSASVLRHLTTLKELYIKCCENLASLGGLHALTSLKELELTDCPKLLASMIIGEDNYDRGFLPASLASLRIVRCGLTDASLSNCLQNLTSLSTLKIECSQITTLPSKQVMRHLTALKQLRMQSCQALTSLGGLSNLSSLKELAVAHCPRLLESTNNDEENALFQPCAYIVVTALYHSPLRQSFAA; encoded by the exons ATGGCGGAGTTAGGCGTTGTAGTAGGATGGGTCGCATCTCCGATCATCAAAGCAATGGTTGACATGGCGAGATCCTACATAGAGAGCCGACTGCCTTGGCGatcggcggtggaggaggagcttCACGTGCTGGCGGCCGTCCTTGCTCAAATCCTCGCCGTCGTCTCCACGGCCGAGTCGCTGCCCGCCACCGATAATGAAAGCCACCTTGCGCTGCTCCGCCAGATGAAGGACGCCGTCTACGAGGCCGAGGACTTGCTCGACGAGTTCGGCTACCTTCTCCTTCAATCCGAAGTGAATTCTGGACGCAAGGTGAGCCTCCCTTCTGCCTGCTTCTCGTCTGTCGGCGTAAGTTTCAGAAATAAGCTGAAGAAAGTGCTGAGTAAACTAGATAAAGTTAAGGACTGCGCCCAGACGTTCCTCGATATTGTTGGTGCGACAGTTACGACAGTTGCAGgcagtagtagcagcagcagcggtGTTGCAAGTGCGGTGCAGCAGCATCCTACTAGCTCGTTCCTTCTTGAAAACCAAATTTTCGGCCGAAAAGAGGAGTCCAGGAGGATACTGCAATGGCTTCTTGAATCTGGTGATCAGTCTGAAATTCTTCTCTCGGTGGTCGGAGACGGAGGGGTCGGTAAGACTACGCTTGCGCAGTCGATCTACAATGAAACAAAGGTGGCGGACCGTTTCGAGCTGCGCATGTGGGTTTGTGTCTCGGAGAATTTCGATGAGCTCAGACTTACCAGGGAGATCCTCTCGTTGGCGTGCGACGATCTTGGCAATGACTCGGCGAGCTTTAATCTCAACAAGCTTCAAGAACAACTCAAGAAGAGTCTAGCATCGAAGAGGTTCCTTCTAGTCTTAGACGATGTTTGGAATGACGAAGGGATCATGGAGTGGGAGGATAGAGACCGATGGATGAAACTGCTTGCGCCGCTAAGATTCGGGGGTACAGGGAGCAAGATCATTGTGACCACGCGTTTGGAAATAGTGTCGAGAATGCTCGGCGCAGGAGATTCTATCCATCTGAAGGGGCTAGAAGGAGATGATTACTGGTTGCTCTTTAAGCGGCACGCCTTTCGCTCCGCGTGCGCCGACGACTATCCAGAGCTCCAAGTAGTAGGCCGGCAAATAGCGAAGAGGCTAAAGGGATCTCCTCTCGGGGCGAAGGTGGTGGGGGGGATGCTGAATGCGGAAATGAATGTTGAGAAGTGGAAGAATGTTTTGAGAAGCAATGTTTGGAATGGCATCATGCCTGTTCTCAAATTAAGCTACCGGAATCTGCCACCCCACCTGCAGCAATGCTTTGCGTACTGCGGTATCTTTCCCAAAGATTGGAGGATCGAACCTGACAAGCTAGTTTACATGTGGATGGCGCAAGGCTTGCTTCGGCCTCAAGAAGGGAGAAGTATGAGGATGGAAGACATTGGGAGGATCTACTTTGACGATTTATCCTCGAGATCTTTTTTCCAGACGCTCGAGCATCACAATAGAGAGTATTATGTCATGCATGACATGATACATGAATTGGCTCAATCTGTTTCGAAGGAGGAGTGTTTTAGAATCGAAAGTGATAATGTGCGAAGAATCCCGTCAACCGTACGCCACTTGTCGATCGACACCAACGCTCTGCTGCAGCTTACGAGCATATGCGACTTGAAGAACTTGCGCACGCTTGTAATCTTTTCCTACAATCATTCTATCGGTAGTGATGTTTTCAAACAGCTGAGAAGCATAAGAGTGCTGGATCTAACCGGATGTGAGATGGAACAGTTACCTAAAGCTGCGGGCGAGTTGATTCATCTACGATATTTATCATTTGCTGAGACTCTTAAGACAGTGCCTTCGTCATTCTATCAGCTTTACAATCTACAAGTGTTGGATGTTTCGCGATCGTGCCTGCCCACTTGGTCTCCTGAAGGTATGGACAAGCTAATCAACTTGAGGGTTTTAAATGTTCACGACGCATTCGCGTCGCAGATAGCTAGAATTGGGAAACTGACCAGTTTGCAAGGTCTAGCTGAATTTCGTACCTCAAAGAAGAACGGCCGTAAGATGGTCGAGCTCCAGAACATGAATGAACTTCAGGGATCACTTAGGATCAAGAATCTTGAGAATGTGGATAGCATGCAAGAGGCCGCTGAAGCCAAATTGAACCGAAAGGAGTACATCAAGAAATTGAGGTTGGAATGGCGCTACTCTGAGGAGACGAGAAGTAAAGATGATCAAATTCTCGAGGGCCTCCAGCCGCATCCAAATCTCGaaggtctaaaaatcataaGTTGCTCAGGTATCAGGTCTCCGACATGGCTAGAGACAAATTGGTTGTCGCATCTGCAATCCTTGACTCTGAGTTGCTGCGGATCTTGGATATCTCTCCCCCCTCTCGGACGGCTGCAGAGTCTCAAATTTTTGGAAATTAGGTGGATGTGTGCGGTGAAAAAAATCAGCTTCGAGTTCTATGCGAACGGCAGCCTTAATGGATTCCCATTACTGGAACGCTTAAGATTTGAAGGCATGCCGGAGTTGGTCGAGTGGTCCCGAGCTAAAGAATATCGAGCGTTTCCTTCTCTATGTGGTGTTCAAATTGAGAAATGTCCGAAGCTAACAGACGAGGCGTTCTCGTCGTGCCTGCAAACCTTGATTCGCCTCTCCAGTCTAGAGATAAGTTGTTGCCATCGACTTATATCCCTGCCTTCGGCATCAGTTTTGCGTCATCTAACTACACTAAAAGAACTGTACATTAAGTGCTGCGAAAATTTGGCGTCGCTAGGAGGGCTACATGCGCTTACTTCCCTGAAAGAGCTCGAATTGACGGATTGTCCAAAGCTGCTGGCATCTATGATCATCGGAGAGGACAATTACGACAGAGGTTTTCTGCCGGCATCGCTAGCGTCTCTCAGAATTGTGCGTTGCGGCCTCACCGACGCATCATTGTCGAATTGTCTCCAGAACCTCACCTCTCTTTCCACATTAAAGATAGAGTGCAGCCAAATCACGACTCTTCCGTCAAAACAAGTGATGCGCCACCTGACAGCGCTGAAGCAGTTAAGAATGCAGTCCTGCCAGGCCCTGACGTCGCTTGGCGGGTTATCAAATCTCTCCTCCTTGAAAGAGCTGGCAGTTGCTCACTGTCCTCGGCTTCTCGAGTCCACTAACAATGACGAAGAAAACG CTCTCTTTCAGCCTTGCGCATATATCGTTGTAACGGCATTGTATCACTCCCCCCTGCGACAGTCTTTCGCCGCCTAA
- the LOC109724595 gene encoding putative disease resistance protein RGA3 isoform X1, translating to MAELGVVVGWVASPIIKAMVDMARSYIESRLPWRSAVEEELHVLAAVLAQILAVVSTAESLPATDNESHLALLRQMKDAVYEAEDLLDEFGYLLLQSEVNSGRKVSLPSACFSSVGVSFRNKLKKVLSKLDKVKDCAQTFLDIVGATVTTVAGSSSSSSGVASAVQQHPTSSFLLENQIFGRKEESRRILQWLLESGDQSEILLSVVGDGGVGKTTLAQSIYNETKVADRFELRMWVCVSENFDELRLTREILSLACDDLGNDSASFNLNKLQEQLKKSLASKRFLLVLDDVWNDEGIMEWEDRDRWMKLLAPLRFGGTGSKIIVTTRLEIVSRMLGAGDSIHLKGLEGDDYWLLFKRHAFRSACADDYPELQVVGRQIAKRLKGSPLGAKVVGGMLNAEMNVEKWKNVLRSNVWNGIMPVLKLSYRNLPPHLQQCFAYCGIFPKDWRIEPDKLVYMWMAQGLLRPQEGRSMRMEDIGRIYFDDLSSRSFFQTLEHHNREYYVMHDMIHELAQSVSKEECFRIESDNVRRIPSTVRHLSIDTNALLQLTSICDLKNLRTLVIFSYNHSIGSDVFKQLRSIRVLDLTGCEMEQLPKAAGELIHLRYLSFAETLKTVPSSFYQLYNLQVLDVSRSCLPTWSPEGMDKLINLRVLNVHDAFASQIARIGKLTSLQGLAEFRTSKKNGRKMVELQNMNELQGSLRIKNLENVDSMQEAAEAKLNRKEYIKKLRLEWRYSEETRSKDDQILEGLQPHPNLEGLKIISCSGIRSPTWLETNWLSHLQSLTLSCCGSWISLPPLGRLQSLKFLEIRWMCAVKKISFEFYANGSLNGFPLLERLRFEGMPELVEWSRAKEYRAFPSLCGVQIEKCPKLTDEAFSSCLQTLIRLSSLEISCCHRLISLPSASVLRHLTTLKELYIKCCENLASLGGLHALTSLKELELTDCPKLLASMIIGEDNYDRGFLPASLASLRIVRCGLTDASLSNCLQNLTSLSTLKIECSQITTLPSKQVMRHLTALKQLRMQSCQALTSLGGLSNLSSLKELAVAHCPRLLESTNNDEENGQVILPSVLESLELNSCGINDNSLSACLQNLSSLSALRIYRCNGIVSLPPATVFRRLTMLAKLDIFDCQELTSAVGLSALTRRRFVRIISCPKLADLSSISSQLWAYLD from the coding sequence ATGGCGGAGTTAGGCGTTGTAGTAGGATGGGTCGCATCTCCGATCATCAAAGCAATGGTTGACATGGCGAGATCCTACATAGAGAGCCGACTGCCTTGGCGatcggcggtggaggaggagcttCACGTGCTGGCGGCCGTCCTTGCTCAAATCCTCGCCGTCGTCTCCACGGCCGAGTCGCTGCCCGCCACCGATAATGAAAGCCACCTTGCGCTGCTCCGCCAGATGAAGGACGCCGTCTACGAGGCCGAGGACTTGCTCGACGAGTTCGGCTACCTTCTCCTTCAATCCGAAGTGAATTCTGGACGCAAGGTGAGCCTCCCTTCTGCCTGCTTCTCGTCTGTCGGCGTAAGTTTCAGAAATAAGCTGAAGAAAGTGCTGAGTAAACTAGATAAAGTTAAGGACTGCGCCCAGACGTTCCTCGATATTGTTGGTGCGACAGTTACGACAGTTGCAGgcagtagtagcagcagcagcggtGTTGCAAGTGCGGTGCAGCAGCATCCTACTAGCTCGTTCCTTCTTGAAAACCAAATTTTCGGCCGAAAAGAGGAGTCCAGGAGGATACTGCAATGGCTTCTTGAATCTGGTGATCAGTCTGAAATTCTTCTCTCGGTGGTCGGAGACGGAGGGGTCGGTAAGACTACGCTTGCGCAGTCGATCTACAATGAAACAAAGGTGGCGGACCGTTTCGAGCTGCGCATGTGGGTTTGTGTCTCGGAGAATTTCGATGAGCTCAGACTTACCAGGGAGATCCTCTCGTTGGCGTGCGACGATCTTGGCAATGACTCGGCGAGCTTTAATCTCAACAAGCTTCAAGAACAACTCAAGAAGAGTCTAGCATCGAAGAGGTTCCTTCTAGTCTTAGACGATGTTTGGAATGACGAAGGGATCATGGAGTGGGAGGATAGAGACCGATGGATGAAACTGCTTGCGCCGCTAAGATTCGGGGGTACAGGGAGCAAGATCATTGTGACCACGCGTTTGGAAATAGTGTCGAGAATGCTCGGCGCAGGAGATTCTATCCATCTGAAGGGGCTAGAAGGAGATGATTACTGGTTGCTCTTTAAGCGGCACGCCTTTCGCTCCGCGTGCGCCGACGACTATCCAGAGCTCCAAGTAGTAGGCCGGCAAATAGCGAAGAGGCTAAAGGGATCTCCTCTCGGGGCGAAGGTGGTGGGGGGGATGCTGAATGCGGAAATGAATGTTGAGAAGTGGAAGAATGTTTTGAGAAGCAATGTTTGGAATGGCATCATGCCTGTTCTCAAATTAAGCTACCGGAATCTGCCACCCCACCTGCAGCAATGCTTTGCGTACTGCGGTATCTTTCCCAAAGATTGGAGGATCGAACCTGACAAGCTAGTTTACATGTGGATGGCGCAAGGCTTGCTTCGGCCTCAAGAAGGGAGAAGTATGAGGATGGAAGACATTGGGAGGATCTACTTTGACGATTTATCCTCGAGATCTTTTTTCCAGACGCTCGAGCATCACAATAGAGAGTATTATGTCATGCATGACATGATACATGAATTGGCTCAATCTGTTTCGAAGGAGGAGTGTTTTAGAATCGAAAGTGATAATGTGCGAAGAATCCCGTCAACCGTACGCCACTTGTCGATCGACACCAACGCTCTGCTGCAGCTTACGAGCATATGCGACTTGAAGAACTTGCGCACGCTTGTAATCTTTTCCTACAATCATTCTATCGGTAGTGATGTTTTCAAACAGCTGAGAAGCATAAGAGTGCTGGATCTAACCGGATGTGAGATGGAACAGTTACCTAAAGCTGCGGGCGAGTTGATTCATCTACGATATTTATCATTTGCTGAGACTCTTAAGACAGTGCCTTCGTCATTCTATCAGCTTTACAATCTACAAGTGTTGGATGTTTCGCGATCGTGCCTGCCCACTTGGTCTCCTGAAGGTATGGACAAGCTAATCAACTTGAGGGTTTTAAATGTTCACGACGCATTCGCGTCGCAGATAGCTAGAATTGGGAAACTGACCAGTTTGCAAGGTCTAGCTGAATTTCGTACCTCAAAGAAGAACGGCCGTAAGATGGTCGAGCTCCAGAACATGAATGAACTTCAGGGATCACTTAGGATCAAGAATCTTGAGAATGTGGATAGCATGCAAGAGGCCGCTGAAGCCAAATTGAACCGAAAGGAGTACATCAAGAAATTGAGGTTGGAATGGCGCTACTCTGAGGAGACGAGAAGTAAAGATGATCAAATTCTCGAGGGCCTCCAGCCGCATCCAAATCTCGaaggtctaaaaatcataaGTTGCTCAGGTATCAGGTCTCCGACATGGCTAGAGACAAATTGGTTGTCGCATCTGCAATCCTTGACTCTGAGTTGCTGCGGATCTTGGATATCTCTCCCCCCTCTCGGACGGCTGCAGAGTCTCAAATTTTTGGAAATTAGGTGGATGTGTGCGGTGAAAAAAATCAGCTTCGAGTTCTATGCGAACGGCAGCCTTAATGGATTCCCATTACTGGAACGCTTAAGATTTGAAGGCATGCCGGAGTTGGTCGAGTGGTCCCGAGCTAAAGAATATCGAGCGTTTCCTTCTCTATGTGGTGTTCAAATTGAGAAATGTCCGAAGCTAACAGACGAGGCGTTCTCGTCGTGCCTGCAAACCTTGATTCGCCTCTCCAGTCTAGAGATAAGTTGTTGCCATCGACTTATATCCCTGCCTTCGGCATCAGTTTTGCGTCATCTAACTACACTAAAAGAACTGTACATTAAGTGCTGCGAAAATTTGGCGTCGCTAGGAGGGCTACATGCGCTTACTTCCCTGAAAGAGCTCGAATTGACGGATTGTCCAAAGCTGCTGGCATCTATGATCATCGGAGAGGACAATTACGACAGAGGTTTTCTGCCGGCATCGCTAGCGTCTCTCAGAATTGTGCGTTGCGGCCTCACCGACGCATCATTGTCGAATTGTCTCCAGAACCTCACCTCTCTTTCCACATTAAAGATAGAGTGCAGCCAAATCACGACTCTTCCGTCAAAACAAGTGATGCGCCACCTGACAGCGCTGAAGCAGTTAAGAATGCAGTCCTGCCAGGCCCTGACGTCGCTTGGCGGGTTATCAAATCTCTCCTCCTTGAAAGAGCTGGCAGTTGCTCACTGTCCTCGGCTTCTCGAGTCCACTAACAATGACGAAGAAAACGGTCAGGTTATTCTACCCTCTGTGCTCGAGTCATTAGAACTCAATTCCTGCGGCATTAACGACAATTCACTGTCTGCATGTTTACAAAACCTCAGCTCTCTTTCAGCCTTGCGCATATATCGTTGTAACGGCATTGTATCACTCCCCCCTGCGACAGTCTTTCGCCGCCTAACCATGCTTGCAAAACTGGACATATTTGATTGTCAGGAATTGACATCCGCTGTAGGATTGTCTGCCCTAACACGCCGAAGATTTGTGAGGATCATAAGTTGCCCCAAGCTTGCTGATCTATCAAGCATTTCATCCCAACTTTGGGCATATCTTGACTGA